The genomic DNA CCGCCTCCGTGTCATTGCAACCCAAACTATCAAGCCGCGACGGCGACCAAACTTATCAAGCGGCTCCGGTACCTGCCTACCGGTGCGCATGTGCCCCTGACGCTCGGCGAGGAGGGCGAATTCTAGCGGGATACGGCGAGCGCCGGCGCGCACGACGGCGCAAGAGCCCTCGGCTTTGTCAGGGTCCTCACCAGGCGACCGGGAACAGCCGGCATGGCTGCCGTGTTCTCGCCGGGTTCGCGATTTGGCCGGATGAGCAGGTCCGAACCGGCGAATCGCGGTACCGACGGCGGGACTCGAACCCGCACAGCCCGGAGGCCGCTAGCCCCTCAAGACTGTGGCTTGTGACGTTGAACGGTTGACATGCAAGCTCGCTCTTGCATATCGTGGTCAATTGACATGCAAGCGAACACTTGCCTTGGACTAGTCGTGTGGACGTGTATCGCGCGATCGCTGACCCAACCCGGCGAGCCATCCTGGATGAACTCGTTGAACGGTCGGGTCAGTCACTCTTCGAGATTTGCGCACGCCTGACCATGAAGCACGGCATCAACTCGTCACGCCAGGCGATCACGCAACACCTGGACGTCCTGGAGGCCGCCGGGCTGATTCGCACGAGGCGCGCGGGGAGATCGAAGCTCCATTGGTTTGTGGGCGACCCGCTGAAGGCCATCGCGGAACGTTGGCCGATCTCGACCGACGAAGGGGGACTTGAACGATGAGGATTCACTTGGCCGGCGTATTCGTAGACGACCAGCAGAAGGCGCTTCGCTTCTACACGGAGACGCTTGGCTTCCAGGTCAAGCACAACATTCCCTTGGGCGAGTACGCCTGGATCACGGTGGTATCCGCGGAAGACCCGGAGGGGACCGAGTTTCTGCTCGAGCCCGATGCCCATCCCGCGGTCCGTCCGTTCGTGCAGGCGCTTGTGGCGGACGGTATCCCCAGTACGTCCTTCGCAGTCGACGACGTGCAAGCCGAATACGATCGTCTCGTGGCAAAGGGTGTGCGCTTCGTACAGCCGCCAACCGACCTCGGGACAGTCGTTACGGCGATATTCGACGATACGTGCGGCAACCTGATCCAGATCATGGAGGAGAAACCTCAGCCGTGACGATCTTGAGCAGTCCCACCAGCCCTGTGGCAGGCGGCCGGTCGCCGATCGCAACGGGGCGCACCCGAGCATGGAAGGCGCGACTTGACGGATGCCCGATGGTCGAGCGCCTGTCTAGCTGAACTGACCGGCGAATCAGGGTGCCGAGGGCGGGACTCGAACCCGCACAGCCCGGAGGCCACTAGCCCCTCAAGGTTTCGTTCGCCTGCCGCGTGCCTCCCTGGTCTTTCCTTCTGTTACTGCACTAGCCGGTGCCAACTCTGACGCAAAGGCTAGGGCACTACGTCCGGCAAAAAGTGACACATTCGTCGCCAATTGGCGACGCTTCTATTGTATCCGTCAGCACTGGATTTGGGAGAGGATCCGCCATGGTCGTGTGGGGGGACAGTGCGATCTGCGGAAGCCTGACGCAGGCCCGACTGGCAGTCCGGCTCGGCACCCGTTCCCAGAGTTCGTGTTTCACCACTCCTTGCGCCAAAACCCGACGCGGGTGTCGCAGCCTCCTTTTCCTTGATCCACGGTGCGGCGTGCAGTGTTCGCGGGCTGTCCCAACGCGTGATCCCCGACCAGCTTGGCTCACTTTGTCGGGACTACCCATGCGCCCCATGGGCGACCTGACCGGCAACGGGATAGTCCAAGCTTCAGCCATCCCCGCAAAACGGCAGACCGAGTTGGTCGAGGTCGTTGGTTGGAACTTCTTCCAAGGCATTGGGAACGCATCCCGTGAGTTGGTTCGTGCCGCCGAGCCGCAACTCAAACAGGTTGTCGAGATTGCCCAGCTCGACAGGGATCGTCCCGCTCAGCTGGTTATCGTGGAGCAACAGCCTTGCCAGCTTGGAAAGACTGCCCAGTTCGGCCGGGATTGCCCCGACCAATTGGTTCCCGCTGAGTCCCAGCACATCCAGATTGGTGAGGCGTCCGAGCGCGGGCGGGATCTCTCCGCTCAGTTGGTTCCCCCTGAGAGCAAGCCCTTGCAGTTTGGCGAGACCGCCCAGCTCGGGCGGAATGCTCCCACTGAGCTGGTTGTCGTGGAGCCGTAGGTGCCGCAGGTTGGCGAGGTTGCCCAGCTCGGACGGAATTGGCCCACTCAACTGGTTTTCATTGAGCCACAGGTCTGTGAGATGCGTCAGGCGGCCCAGCTCTCGCGGGATCGGCCCGCGCAATTCGTTCAACTGGAGATACAGCTCCGCCAGGTTGTCGAGTTCGCCCAGCTCGGGCGGGATGGTCCCCCTGAGCTGGTTCCTATGCAGCTCCAGCAGTTCCACGCTGGCCAGGCGGCTCAACTCCGCCGGGATCTCTCCACGCAACTGGTTGTTTCCGAGCACCAGCCGCGTGACGCGACCGTCGGCGTCCGTTGTGACCCCGTGCCAGTCGCCGAGCGGCGCCTCGCTCAGCCAGTTGGTGCTGTTCAGCCAATTCGGTCCGTCGGTTGCGTGGTAGATGGCGACTAGGACGTCCCGGTCACTGGTGGGGGCGGATGTGGGCGTGGCCGTTCGTGTTGCAGTCGGGTCAGGTATCGGCCTGGGCGTGACTGTCGGTGTGGGCGTGGGAGTCGGCGTGGGTGCTGGCGTCCGCGTTGGTGAGGGCGTGACCGTTGGATTCGGTGTGGGGGTTAGTGTGGGCGAGACTGTCGGCGCCGCTATTGGATCGGACGTGGGCGAGGGTGCTGTGGGCGTTGCGGTCGGCGCGACCCGCGCGAGTATGGGTGTTGGCTGGGGCGTCGTGGCCGCCGCGGGATTTGGCGTGAGCGTTCGGGTCGGCACCGCGTTCGAGTCGGGCGTCGGGGTGAGCGAGGGTGACTCAGGCGCAGCTGTCGTCGGCGTCCGATCAACCGCCTCCGGGACTGCAGCCGGGGCGTCGCACGTGGCCGCCATGAGGGAAACGGAGAGCAGGAGCGCCAGCCCGACAACAGCTAGGCGCATCAGTACGGCCTGCTGCTTCGGCCGACATTCGGCTCCGTCGCGCCATGGCCGCGGAGATTTCCGACACGTGGTCCCCGACCAGCGTGGGCAATGCCCTCGCACAGGGCCACCGGCGGCGCGTGTGCCGCGCGCTCGAGTCGGCGACAACGCACCCCCGCTCCCCTCGACCGGTGCCGTCGCGCAGTGCGCCACAGACCAACCGCAAAGGACCAGAGCGTGCAAGGAAGTTCACCAGGTCGGCAGTCGCCTGTGCGATCACGACCGACGCGGTCGGGGTCACGGCGGCTGGGCCGACCGCGCCCGTGGTGAGCTGTCGAGCCATCTCGGCGACCGAATCCACTCGGGCGCGCTGGTGGGCAGCCGAATCGCAGAACGAGGCAGCATGCTCCGACCCACGGGGACACACGCAGCCTGCCACGCCGCTGGGACAGCACCGTCAGCCCACCAGGATCTTTATGGCAGCAGTTGCGGCGGCACGTCAGGTCTCTGCGGCATTTGAACTATCGGCGGTGCTCCACAGTCGCCACAACGTGAGCGCCCCGGGCGCCTCGGCGGAGAAAACTGCCGCGCTGGGCTCTTCGGGGAGGGCCGCTCGCCATCCCGCTCTACGGCGTCGGGTTGACGTAGTTGGACCACCCGCTCAGACCATTCGCGTTGATGGCTTTGACACGGTGCAAGTGCCGCACGCCTGACGTCACGTTCGTGTCCGTGTACGTGGTGGCCGTGCTGTTGGACGATGCCACGTTCGATCGTCCCAACGGTCACTGCACGTAAGTCCAGGTCGGCCGTCGGCTGGGCAGCCGGCCATCGAGCCGCTTCCGGGTAGCATTCCCGTCGCCGCCGACGGGCAACAGGTCAGCACGGACTCGCGGTTTCGTGTCGGACCGCTTCGAGAGGAAGCGACTAAGTGCACGACGAAGACACTCAGGAGCTATCACAGTTTTGGTGTGGTGGGTTCTCGCTTGCCGCGTTGTCCCTGGCTTGGGCACTCCAGCAGGCACTGGTCGACGAGCGATGGGCGTCATGACGTCAGGCAGTTGGGATAGTCGTCGCGGGCTGGCGTGGCGCTGATGGGATGCGCTGGGCCGTGCGTGATCCGCTCGAAGAACGCCGCGTCCGCCGCCGTCACGTTGCACCAGTAGAAGCCCAGAGCCTGGAACGTCGGGATATCCGGCACGTGGCGCCACTGCCGCAGAACCGCGTCGTAGGCGAAGATGCGGTCATCGCCGCCGTCGAAGCGCCGTACCAGCAGATTCGGCTGCGGGCATTGGTCGTCCATGGGGATTGCCGACACCACGTCCACCGGAAGGGTGTACTGCGTGTTCACCACCGGCCACGGAATCTGATAGACCAGCGGGCTGTCGGGCGCGACCCAGTGGCGGACGATCTGACCGTCGGCGTCGCGCCGGACGACGACATAGGTCTGGCCCAAGAAACCGTCACGAATGACGCCGGCCAGGCCGATGCGCGCGCAGTCGGCGGAGATGGCGCCGATGGCCAGTTCGAAGTCGGCGTCCGGCACGTCATGGCGCTGTATCAAGAGGCGGTTGCCGGACAGCTCCGTGGCGGTGGCCGATGGGGTGCCGCCAACAACCACCTGTCGGGTGACCGGGGCAGGTGCGGGACCTGGTGCGCCGCCACCGCCGCCGCCGCCACCGCCGCCGCTACCACCGCCGCCACTGCCGTCGCCGCCCCCGCCGCCGTTGCCCCCGCCGTCGTCGCCCCCGCCGTCGTCACTGCCGTCGCCGCCGTCACTGCCGCCGGACTCATGCCCGAAGACCCACGGACGAGCTTGCTTGATTGCGAGGACGTTCTCGCTCGTGATCTTGAACTCGATCTCCATGGCGAAGGGGTCGCCGGGCGCGGGGTTATATAGCCCCTCGAAGTGGTCATGAATCGCTTCGAGATGGCGGCGCAGCTGCGACAGCTGGGCCTCGCTCAGCAGGAGTTCCCCAGGCAGCACCAGGTTCGACGTGGCAAGTACACGGTAGGAGCCGCCCGATCCGAGCGCCCCTTCCTCGGGTACCGACTGCGCCTCGGGATTGGTCACCAGATCCTCGCCAAGCTGCGTGTTCACGTAGTAGTTCGCGTAGGTGCCAGTGGAGGGATCAAAGCTGACAGCCACCCCGTTGGCCATCTCGTCGGTGTAGTTGGGATGCACCAGCACCCCCATCGCGGCCGCCAGGTGATCGATGCGATGGAACTCGCGCTCGCCGAAGGCGCGAAAGTTCCACAGGCTGGCGAAGACCTGCTTGAGGGACTTGTCGATGCCGTCCTCCTCGGTCTCGTCGGGATGCTGCGTATAGGAGTCGTAGAGCCCCGCGCCGTTGAACCCGGGCAGGTCCTCGTTGTTGGTGCTGGACCGGTAGCGGAGCGATTGCCCTTCGGGAAAGGTCGCATGCATCGCGGTGAGGGCGTCGATGATCCATTGCGGAGAGTCGGCGTCCTTGATCGCATCGCGCAGGTCATCGAGCATCTCGTCCTGGACGTCAAAGTCCGTCTGGAATTTGGTGTGGGCCAGGATCGCCTTGACGGCATCGATAAGCTTCACGTCGGCTGCCAGCGTGAATTTCTCGTCCTCGGGGCCGCTCCTCTTGCCGAAGAGCGTCGCCTCACCCAGGGGGGTCTTGCTCATGAATTCGTCGTAGAAATAGAACGGGATCGCGAACCCGTTGGGAACGGTGCCGGCAGGGAAGCCGAGCTTCCGAACTTCGGCCACGTTGGCCGCCTTGACGCCGAACGCATCGAAATCGGCGAAGCCGATGTCGCTCAACGCAGTGATCGTCTTCACGGATAGGTCGCGTTTCGGCGTCTGGGTGCGGGCGGGCCGGGAAGCGGCGTAGTGTGCATCGACCTCAGCGCGGGTGGCCTCTTGCAAGCTCCAGCCGCCTGGTGCAACCGTCAAGCGGACATAGTGGCCGTCGAGCCTTCTGATGCGGGGCCGGTCGAGGATGTTGCGAATGAAGGCGTTCGGCACGCCGTCCTGCACCGCCCGCAGGTTGACATGCGAAAGCGGCGTTTGGGGTAGCGTGGTGATGATGCCGGCGACGCGCGGCAGATTGTTGGGCAGAGCTTCAAGAACAATGATTTCACGGGGATGGGGACGCTCATCCAGATCGATTACTCGAAGACGGCCGTAGCTCAAGCCAGTATTCAAGGGTAGAAAGTCGCGATCCTCGTAGACGTCTTCGTCGAATAGGAGAGGGATGCGTGACCCCCTCAAGGCGGTCAAATCGGACTGAAAGTACCTCAGACTATTGTTCTGAATATGAAATCCCAAGTTGTTTGTCACAAGTGGAACGCTTGCAGCGAGTAGTGCGTGGACCTGCTGTGCAACACTAAGGGGATACTGGTTCGGTCCCAACGAACCCGTTCGAATCCGGTAGAGATAGAGCCCGTGGCTGCCGTCCGTGGCTATCAGCGAATCATTATATTCTATGTCACCAAGCACTACGTCGCCCAAAGATAGGTCCACAGCATCTAGGAAAGCAGTGTGCACCTGGTGCGTCTTGCTGTCTATGAAATAGATGCCTAAGTGATTGTTGTCAGTTTCGGTAATCACGAATTTTAGGAACTTCTCACTGAACGCAAGCGCGGTGAACTCGCTGTCATCAGGAATGGCGACTGCTCCGTCGCTGCTCTGGATGACGGGGGCCGGATTCACCGGGTTCTTCGTTCCCAGATCGTCGAGTTCGGTGAGGTCATCGACGCAGTCGCCGTCCACGTCCGCCGGGTCGGAGATGCTGTACTTCTCGACCCGGTAGCGCTCCTTCGGCAGGGCCGCCACGTTCTCGGCGAGCGTGGTCGTGCCTGCCTCTCCGCGCTTCACGAGAACTGGCTGATGCACGACGTCACCGTCCACGTCATGCGTGACGAACAGCACGAAATAGTCGTCGGTCGTGGACGTGGCCTCGATGGGCACGGCCGTCACCGTCACCACCGTCGGCGTGGTATTGAAGCTTTCGCCCTCGCAGGTCTCCTCGTCGCTTGGGTCCTGCGCGATGGCG from Chloroflexota bacterium includes the following:
- a CDS encoding helix-turn-helix domain-containing protein; this encodes MDVYRAIADPTRRAILDELVERSGQSLFEICARLTMKHGINSSRQAITQHLDVLEAAGLIRTRRAGRSKLHWFVGDPLKAIAERWPISTDEGGLER
- a CDS encoding VOC family protein, with product MRIHLAGVFVDDQQKALRFYTETLGFQVKHNIPLGEYAWITVVSAEDPEGTEFLLEPDAHPAVRPFVQALVADGIPSTSFAVDDVQAEYDRLVAKGVRFVQPPTDLGTVVTAIFDDTCGNLIQIMEEKPQP